A stretch of Pseudoprevotella muciniphila DNA encodes these proteins:
- a CDS encoding glycosyltransferase family 4 protein, whose amino-acid sequence MKVLIAHNAYGKYSGEEAVVDRIAAILAAHGDEVCRYERTTAGVRESLRGKVRSFFAGIYSPDGVRGMREALEREQPDVVNVHNVFPFISPAALAECKKAGVPVIMTVHNFRLICPTGLFMRGGLPCEECLERHSEWGCLQHNCEGNWLKSLAYTLRSVHARRTRAFLDNVDVFSCITDFQRQKLIAAGIPEGKIAVNPNFLDATTEPEYKVGYYVAYCGRLSFEKGFDLLLEVARKHPDIPFKFAGALREGSIDEMPGNIALMGHISGQEYEDFVRNARFIVMPSRCYEGFPMAILEAAAQGKPTIGPDHGGFSEIIGKGGNAIGRLFKPNDINDLEQQVVRLWNAPEEEITTLGHAAFEKLTTQYSSEQFYNRFRSIVSRATHEKCQKK is encoded by the coding sequence ATGAAAGTCCTCATAGCACATAACGCCTACGGTAAGTATAGCGGTGAGGAGGCCGTTGTTGACCGTATTGCGGCTATTTTGGCGGCTCATGGAGATGAAGTATGTCGCTATGAGCGCACTACGGCAGGTGTGCGTGAGTCTTTGAGAGGCAAAGTGCGAAGTTTCTTTGCCGGGATATACTCGCCGGACGGTGTACGCGGTATGCGTGAGGCGCTGGAGCGAGAGCAACCGGATGTGGTGAATGTGCATAATGTCTTTCCTTTCATCAGTCCGGCGGCATTAGCGGAATGCAAAAAAGCGGGAGTACCTGTTATTATGACGGTACATAATTTCCGATTGATATGCCCTACAGGACTTTTTATGCGAGGCGGGTTACCTTGTGAAGAATGTTTAGAGCGACATAGCGAATGGGGGTGTCTGCAACATAATTGCGAAGGGAATTGGCTGAAATCTTTGGCATACACCCTACGTAGTGTTCATGCAAGACGCACGAGAGCTTTTCTGGACAATGTAGATGTTTTTTCGTGCATCACGGATTTTCAGCGACAGAAACTCATCGCCGCAGGGATACCTGAAGGAAAAATTGCCGTCAACCCGAACTTTCTTGACGCTACGACAGAGCCAGAGTATAAGGTAGGCTACTATGTGGCATATTGTGGTAGGCTAAGTTTTGAAAAGGGATTTGACCTGTTATTGGAAGTGGCACGCAAACATCCTGATATACCTTTCAAGTTCGCCGGTGCCTTGCGGGAAGGCAGCATAGATGAAATGCCTGGAAATATTGCTCTAATGGGGCATATTTCTGGACAAGAATATGAGGATTTCGTAAGAAATGCTCGTTTCATCGTGATGCCCAGTCGTTGCTACGAAGGTTTTCCTATGGCGATTCTTGAGGCTGCAGCCCAGGGTAAACCCACCATCGGACCCGACCATGGCGGTTTTAGCGAGATTATCGGCAAGGGAGGAAACGCCATCGGCAGACTCTTTAAGCCTAACGACATCAACGACCTGGAACAGCAAGTCGTGCGCCTTTGGAACGCACCAGAAGAAGAAATCACCACGCTCGGACACGCAGCCTTTGAAAAACTCACGACTCAATACAGCTCCGAGCAATTCTACAACCGCTTCCGCTCAATCGTAAGTCGTGCTACGCACGAGAAATGTCAAAAAAAATAA
- a CDS encoding acyltransferase family protein produces the protein MTQRDLSIDFMRCIGMVLIVLAHSISPDTVLFHVRAFDVPLMVFVSGLCFAGKEIHSYKSFIWKRTKRLLIPTYLFFIAYFLLVLIFKLAGIDFGITRKHVIGSFLLETGYSWGWIIKVFLLVAILTPFMLWLSKCIKQFIAIFCLLLIALQTYLVSTKFCMDNYFIREFVLYGLGYGIVFLAATGLKERNIKEITIWCISIVSLFIYYHINNGWSGIIPINNYKYPPTSYFIFYGIGISLLLYQLRKFFTPFINKFTVFIGSHTLWIYLYHTPFFNVCTKLNFSWTIKFPILLLGGIVLAYLQEKAAIWLNKKYPCGFWKYLIG, from the coding sequence ATGACACAACGCGACTTATCCATAGATTTTATGCGCTGCATAGGTATGGTGCTTATCGTTTTAGCACATAGCATAAGTCCAGACACAGTTCTTTTTCACGTTCGTGCATTTGATGTGCCATTGATGGTTTTCGTTTCCGGACTTTGTTTTGCAGGCAAAGAGATTCATTCATATAAATCATTTATTTGGAAAAGAACAAAAAGACTGCTTATTCCAACATATCTTTTTTTCATTGCCTATTTTTTATTGGTTCTCATCTTCAAGTTAGCAGGAATAGATTTTGGCATAACAAGGAAACACGTCATTGGAAGTTTCTTATTAGAGACCGGATATAGTTGGGGCTGGATTATTAAGGTATTCCTTCTTGTAGCCATCTTAACCCCTTTCATGCTTTGGCTGAGTAAGTGTATAAAACAATTCATTGCAATATTTTGTCTGTTACTGATTGCTCTGCAAACTTATCTTGTAAGCACTAAATTTTGTATGGACAATTATTTCATTAGAGAATTTGTACTGTATGGTTTGGGATACGGCATTGTATTTCTTGCTGCGACAGGGTTGAAGGAACGTAACATCAAGGAAATAACAATTTGGTGTATAAGTATTGTATCTTTATTCATTTACTACCATATCAACAATGGCTGGAGCGGGATAATACCAATCAACAATTATAAATATCCACCAACGTCTTATTTTATATTTTATGGCATAGGTATTTCTTTACTTCTTTATCAATTAAGAAAATTCTTCACTCCTTTTATAAATAAATTTACAGTATTCATTGGATCACACACCTTGTGGATATACTTATATCACACACCATTCTTTAACGTTTGTACTAAATTAAATTTTAGTTGGACAATAAAATTTCCCATTTTACTTTTAGGTGGTATTGTTTTAGCATATTTACAAGAAAAAGCGGCGATTTGGCTTAACAAAAAATACCCTTGTGGTTTTTGGAAATATCTTATTGGCTAA
- a CDS encoding glycosyltransferase has protein sequence MMKIVNVTHHYTDGWGYQDNLLPKYQKLAGDNVVVITDTCHFPVSMSQEDIDEILKKGDEYTFDGIRIRKMKCSLNTTNSSFFCRGVYRILKEERPDIIFHHGIDSSSLVVSTIYKIFHPKTTLFVDSHADYINQSKNKLWLLCNDSIWLPFIGFIVSPFVKKFFGVSPLRCEYLNKRYRIRKKKIELLPLGGDTELVDSIKDSRDELRKKFHIPTDKFIIVSGGKMGKDKGTLELIEAVEELKESYPDICLLLFGKCDDAVKQKINNNKDIISIGWCNRIETLSLLKLADVAVWPLLHTSLIEDAISCGTPLIVKESGNTSHYIEYDNGIYLKTGNKEELKDAIETIKEEGFYINKKHNAEKMKDAFSYHAIADMIKKYQK, from the coding sequence ATGATGAAAATTGTCAATGTTACACATCATTACACTGACGGATGGGGTTATCAAGACAATCTTCTGCCTAAATACCAAAAACTGGCAGGAGACAACGTTGTGGTAATAACAGACACTTGCCATTTCCCTGTATCAATGAGCCAAGAAGACATTGACGAAATATTGAAGAAGGGAGATGAGTACACATTCGATGGGATAAGAATAAGAAAGATGAAGTGCTCGCTAAATACGACAAATTCATCTTTTTTTTGCAGGGGGGTGTACCGCATTCTTAAAGAAGAAAGACCTGACATCATCTTTCATCACGGCATTGACAGTTCTTCACTCGTTGTCAGTACAATTTACAAGATTTTTCACCCAAAGACCACTCTTTTCGTAGATAGCCACGCTGACTATATCAACCAGTCGAAAAACAAATTATGGTTGCTTTGCAACGATAGTATATGGTTGCCTTTTATAGGTTTCATTGTTAGTCCTTTTGTCAAAAAGTTCTTTGGTGTATCACCTTTAAGATGCGAATATCTTAACAAACGATATCGCATACGAAAAAAGAAGATAGAACTTTTACCTCTTGGCGGAGACACGGAACTTGTTGACAGTATAAAAGATTCACGCGACGAACTACGCAAAAAGTTCCACATTCCTACAGATAAATTTATCATTGTAAGCGGTGGAAAAATGGGTAAAGATAAGGGTACGTTGGAACTTATTGAAGCCGTAGAAGAATTAAAGGAATCCTATCCCGACATTTGTCTATTGCTTTTCGGTAAATGTGATGATGCTGTAAAACAAAAGATAAACAATAATAAGGATATTATTTCCATAGGTTGGTGCAACAGAATAGAGACTCTATCATTGCTAAAATTGGCAGATGTTGCAGTATGGCCACTTCTTCATACTTCACTGATAGAGGATGCCATATCGTGCGGGACACCGCTTATTGTCAAAGAATCAGGAAACACAAGTCATTACATAGAATACGACAATGGCATCTACCTCAAAACAGGCAATAAAGAGGAGTTAAAGGATGCCATTGAGACTATAAAAGAAGAGGGGTTCTACATCAATAAAAAGCACAATGCAGAAAAGATGAAAGATGCTTTCAGTTATCATGCTATAGCAGATATGATAAAGAAATATCAAAAATAG
- a CDS encoding glycosyltransferase family 2 protein: MISVVIPLYNKEQFIQHTLEAVLGQTYQDFEIVIVDDGSTDNSVSEARKVNDPRIRIVSQENAGVSAARNRGIEEARYDLIAFLDADDEWKPTYLETQMALAEKYPQCNVFATNYEFRDAEGNTRPTIIRRLPFDGEDGVVTNYFEVASHSHPPICSITIMVRKTAIQEIGGFPVGIAAGEDLLTWARLAVRNDIAYSKKPLAVFIKETFVFNTKPRRRPADIDIVSQELRILKESFPQIKGIKSYISHWHKMRCAIYYQLGEKKNSIREALKALKYNVFNYKLYAYILINIIPLKKTQ, encoded by the coding sequence GTGATTTCAGTAGTAATCCCCCTATACAATAAAGAGCAATTTATCCAACACACACTGGAGGCTGTTCTTGGTCAGACATATCAGGATTTTGAGATTGTCATCGTGGACGATGGCTCTACAGACAATAGTGTCAGCGAAGCGAGAAAAGTGAATGACCCACGCATCCGTATTGTCAGTCAGGAGAATGCTGGTGTGTCTGCGGCACGTAATCGCGGCATAGAAGAAGCTAGATATGATCTTATTGCCTTTCTCGATGCTGATGACGAGTGGAAGCCAACCTATCTCGAAACGCAGATGGCGCTCGCCGAGAAATATCCGCAATGCAATGTCTTCGCTACCAACTATGAATTCCGAGATGCAGAAGGAAACACGCGCCCGACTATCATCCGCCGCTTACCCTTCGATGGCGAAGACGGCGTCGTGACCAACTATTTCGAAGTGGCCAGTCATTCGCATCCACCAATTTGCTCTATCACCATCATGGTTCGCAAAACTGCCATTCAAGAGATTGGAGGATTCCCTGTAGGAATAGCAGCGGGCGAAGATTTGTTAACATGGGCTCGCCTTGCTGTCAGAAACGATATTGCCTATTCTAAAAAACCATTAGCGGTATTTATCAAAGAAACTTTTGTCTTCAACACAAAACCAAGGCGTAGGCCTGCAGACATTGACATTGTGTCTCAAGAATTGCGTATCCTTAAGGAATCGTTTCCTCAAATAAAGGGCATAAAAAGTTATATTTCGCATTGGCACAAGATGAGATGCGCCATTTATTACCAATTAGGCGAAAAAAAGAATAGCATCAGAGAAGCGCTGAAAGCATTGAAATACAATGTTTTCAATTACAAACTATACGCGTATATTTTGATAAACATTATTCCTTTGAAAAAAACTCAATAA
- a CDS encoding SGNH/GDSL hydrolase family protein — MFRKIKYILIIIIAFVVADRGIGWFLRTGTDKYYGLDQHSEILMIGHSELMLAVDKSAMEQQTGKKISKYCRQGVNIRDRYEMVMHYFSLPVADSLKTVIYGVDPFLFNDAGELSNNSYKLFYPFIGEDNFDVYIRNNAKDDFDYYAHKLICCSRYNDELINCSVRGWLKNWDNMKFGKVNIKNTIAAANEGRITKIAPDTAQIRVFKETINYIVGKGYRVVLLNTPNVFPLIASNGDAYRSIIKMYEEIAKHPQIDFWTFDKEISRQYDLFFDNIHLNNEGQKVCSKKIANKILELSTSK, encoded by the coding sequence GTGTTTAGAAAAATAAAATACATATTAATAATAATCATTGCATTCGTGGTGGCGGACCGTGGCATAGGGTGGTTCCTGCGCACAGGAACTGACAAATACTATGGTTTGGATCAGCACTCGGAGATTCTGATGATTGGTCATTCGGAATTGATGCTCGCTGTGGATAAGTCCGCCATGGAACAGCAGACAGGCAAGAAAATATCCAAATATTGCCGTCAGGGCGTGAACATCCGCGACCGCTACGAGATGGTGATGCATTATTTTAGTCTGCCCGTAGCCGACTCTCTAAAGACAGTCATCTATGGCGTAGATCCATTTCTTTTCAACGATGCCGGTGAACTTTCCAATAATTCCTATAAACTATTCTATCCCTTCATAGGCGAAGATAATTTCGACGTCTATATTCGCAATAACGCCAAAGACGACTTTGACTATTATGCCCACAAATTAATATGCTGCAGCCGATACAATGACGAACTCATCAACTGCTCTGTTCGCGGCTGGCTCAAGAACTGGGACAATATGAAATTCGGCAAGGTAAACATCAAAAACACAATTGCAGCAGCCAACGAGGGAAGAATTACAAAAATTGCGCCCGACACGGCACAAATAAGGGTTTTCAAAGAAACCATCAACTATATCGTCGGCAAGGGCTACCGAGTGGTATTGCTTAACACACCCAACGTATTCCCACTTATAGCATCCAACGGCGACGCCTACCGTAGCATCATTAAGATGTACGAAGAAATAGCAAAACACCCACAGATAGACTTCTGGACATTCGACAAAGAAATATCAAGACAATATGACCTTTTTTTCGACAACATCCATCTTAATAACGAAGGACAGAAAGTTTGTTCGAAAAAAATCGCTAATAAAATTTTAGAACTTTCTACATCAAAATAA
- a CDS encoding GxxExxY protein encodes MPQDYKQLIYNIIGAAMEVHRELGWGLQEPIYTESLHLELLNRSIENDTEKHLPCYYKNRLLEKYYQMDIVVGDIVVELKSVSSLLPVHRAQLFNYMRLTKAPLGLLINFGKPSLQSERYAFIERTNECVLLDKDLTPIKKEDI; translated from the coding sequence ATGCCACAGGACTATAAGCAATTGATATATAATATCATCGGTGCAGCAATGGAAGTTCACAGAGAATTGGGTTGGGGATTACAGGAGCCTATATACACAGAATCACTCCATCTTGAATTGCTTAATCGCAGTATAGAAAACGATACAGAGAAACATTTGCCATGTTACTACAAGAATCGTCTATTAGAGAAATACTACCAAATGGACATTGTAGTTGGCGATATAGTTGTAGAACTAAAATCTGTAAGTTCACTCCTGCCAGTTCACCGCGCACAACTATTCAATTACATGCGCCTAACGAAGGCTCCGCTTGGACTGCTCATCAATTTTGGAAAGCCAAGTCTTCAAAGTGAAAGATATGCTTTTATTGAAAGAACAAACGAGTGTGTTCTGCTCGACAAGGACTTAACACCTATCAAAAAAGAAGATATTTAA
- a CDS encoding MBOAT family O-acyltransferase, protein MLFNTPTYFYFLIPTLIAFYTLNSFSTRWRNIFLLAASWFFYAQLHWWYLLLLGYATVVNYVGGLWIDRERERKGKVKAALWTTVILTLAALVVFKYFYIFNSNIMLPVGMSFFTFMALTYSIDIYRGKIHADKDLIKVALFISFFPTLLSGPIERAQNMLPQLSRRIPFHSTNLIIGAQWFIWGLFKKIVIADRLADYVNMIYAAPEAHNGATLALAAFFYSFQIYCDFSGYADMAIGSGRMMGFRIMQNFRLPYCVRTIKEFWRRWHISLTSWFTEYVYISLGGNRVSKARWMLNISLVFILSGIWHGATAAFAIWGALHAVYYLLEKYFGPKQPNVLYHILIFILITFAWIFFRTEDATLSCQIIWRICTDFMHTPLLGSSAFTTILTACLLLAFIVREFVSYRVGSEKRSIAELVFLLIFIALFSVTSEQFVYFQF, encoded by the coding sequence ATGCTCTTCAACACCCCGACATATTTCTATTTTCTCATTCCCACACTGATTGCTTTCTATACACTGAACAGTTTCAGCACTCGGTGGAGAAATATTTTCCTATTAGCGGCATCGTGGTTTTTCTATGCACAACTGCATTGGTGGTATCTGTTGCTTTTAGGCTATGCAACGGTTGTGAATTATGTAGGAGGGTTGTGGATTGATCGCGAAAGAGAAAGAAAGGGGAAGGTTAAGGCGGCACTTTGGACGACGGTCATATTGACGCTGGCGGCACTCGTTGTTTTTAAGTATTTCTATATCTTTAACTCAAACATCATGCTGCCGGTAGGCATGTCGTTCTTCACGTTCATGGCACTGACATATAGCATCGACATCTACCGAGGCAAGATACATGCAGACAAGGACTTAATTAAAGTTGCACTCTTCATCAGTTTCTTCCCCACCCTACTCTCTGGTCCCATTGAGCGTGCACAGAACATGCTACCACAACTCAGCCGTCGCATTCCTTTCCATAGTACAAATCTGATAATTGGCGCACAATGGTTCATTTGGGGTCTGTTCAAGAAAATCGTTATCGCTGACCGACTGGCAGATTATGTCAACATGATTTATGCCGCCCCGGAAGCGCACAATGGTGCCACACTTGCATTAGCGGCATTCTTCTACAGTTTCCAAATTTACTGCGACTTCAGTGGCTATGCCGATATGGCGATTGGTAGCGGGCGGATGATGGGATTTCGCATCATGCAAAACTTTCGCCTTCCCTACTGTGTGCGTACCATTAAGGAGTTTTGGCGTCGTTGGCACATCTCGCTCACATCATGGTTCACGGAATATGTGTATATTTCTCTCGGCGGCAACCGCGTGAGCAAGGCGCGGTGGATGCTGAATATTTCGTTGGTGTTCATTCTTAGTGGGATATGGCATGGTGCGACGGCGGCTTTTGCCATCTGGGGAGCACTCCATGCAGTGTACTACCTACTTGAGAAATACTTTGGTCCGAAACAGCCAAACGTTCTGTACCATATTCTGATTTTCATACTGATAACCTTCGCTTGGATTTTCTTCCGCACAGAAGATGCTACATTGTCCTGCCAAATCATTTGGCGCATCTGCACGGACTTTATGCACACGCCCCTTCTCGGCAGCTCGGCATTCACTACCATCCTCACAGCCTGCTTGCTCTTAGCTTTCATTGTGAGAGAATTCGTGTCGTACAGAGTCGGAAGCGAAAAGCGGAGCATCGCAGAACTTGTCTTCCTGCTCATCTTCATCGCCCTGTTCAGCGTTACCTCCGAACAGTTCGTATACTTCCAATTTTAG
- a CDS encoding O-antigen ligase family protein: protein MTALNYIYFIILTIYAFYLLNAKRIVVKNPLNREQLLALTGPEALWILLFSTGILSLGARGAIDLSAIRMMSVELFAIVGLLYVSNKPILGFAGSAFIIFLIWAVIGLFYTSSLSFGIRTILKYIYPLLMMLFASAVVRDKEVFYKATIFARGLAIIVFIISFIPYAVSILPVFAYGTALAINFIFMMALSWAMYFFLGKRRIDLLLSLAFLIPCFVWVFRTSIAGSGIALMVFFFFKYKLRSLPIVLFIIIAGVVAVFTIPSLREKMFRDKDVTLEEFQEGKLNQDDVNDNARYMIWDNLKKHQYYGKEAIGSGTGSSQNYMYTAPRKTFGGIKVAHNEFLMILCDLGIIGLILYLLIFFFMIVHCFIVYNRKDYPVSIRLAAITSGGAIAGMIFTMYSDNTILYSMATLGYPFGFYGMMLGLLKTERET, encoded by the coding sequence GTGACAGCATTAAACTACATATACTTCATTATTCTAACCATATATGCGTTCTATTTGCTCAATGCAAAACGTATTGTTGTAAAAAATCCACTTAATCGCGAGCAACTCCTTGCACTGACCGGTCCAGAGGCACTTTGGATTCTGCTTTTCTCCACAGGAATCTTGTCATTAGGCGCAAGGGGGGCCATCGACCTTTCAGCCATCCGCATGATGTCAGTAGAACTCTTTGCCATTGTGGGGCTGTTATATGTCAGCAATAAACCGATTTTGGGTTTTGCCGGTTCTGCGTTCATTATTTTCTTGATTTGGGCGGTCATCGGTTTGTTCTACACTTCTTCGTTAAGTTTTGGTATCAGAACTATATTGAAATACATATATCCGCTTCTGATGATGCTGTTTGCTTCTGCTGTGGTAAGGGATAAAGAAGTATTCTATAAAGCCACTATTTTTGCACGAGGACTCGCTATAATAGTCTTTATTATCAGTTTTATCCCATACGCTGTGTCTATCTTACCAGTCTTTGCATACGGTACGGCTCTCGCCATAAATTTTATTTTCATGATGGCGCTTTCATGGGCAATGTATTTCTTCTTGGGCAAGCGGAGAATTGATTTGCTATTATCATTAGCATTCCTTATACCATGTTTCGTATGGGTATTCAGAACAAGTATTGCCGGTAGTGGCATTGCGCTCATGGTTTTCTTCTTCTTCAAATACAAGTTACGTTCTCTTCCAATCGTCTTGTTTATTATCATCGCAGGTGTTGTCGCTGTTTTTACTATTCCAAGCCTGCGTGAAAAAATGTTTCGAGATAAAGATGTAACTCTCGAAGAATTCCAAGAAGGTAAGTTGAACCAAGATGACGTAAACGATAATGCACGTTATATGATTTGGGATAATCTGAAAAAACACCAATACTATGGGAAAGAGGCAATTGGTAGCGGTACTGGTTCTTCGCAGAACTATATGTATACGGCTCCACGGAAAACATTCGGAGGTATCAAAGTGGCTCACAACGAGTTTCTGATGATTCTTTGCGATTTGGGCATTATCGGTCTAATACTCTATTTGCTTATATTCTTCTTTATGATTGTTCATTGTTTCATTGTTTACAATCGCAAAGACTATCCTGTCTCCATCCGATTAGCAGCCATCACTTCAGGAGGTGCCATCGCGGGTATGATATTCACGATGTATTCAGATAACACCATTCTCTACTCTATGGCCACGTTAGGCTATCCGTTTGGATTCTACGGCATGATGCTCGGGCTACTAAAAACAGAACGTGAAACATAA
- a CDS encoding glycosyltransferase → MRILISIPCLLIGGTEVQTLQLVRALVGGGHEVTTVCYFEHTESMVRQYEAAGSKVVLLSSDGVRPKGIFRTIDFLWKGLRRAVKDVKPDVVHVQYMAPGALPIFIYKLLGAKNIIATLHTAADIYPNLRLIHFLQQHVGRAFLCITEIAERSFFGSSELFSEKSIVGKRNHFTIHNALPPHIPLRSEPREFSEGKPITIGVVSRLERIKGMDLVLPAFQQLAANTEREVRLLVVGDGSLRQQMEEGAKASPFADRITFMGRQAPDELPAAYDAIDVLWMPSRSEGFGLSALEGMARGCVVVASDVGGLPEVIGKDGTSGITVTSGNVTALADVSCGLLQDLTLLRSMSACAIKRAETFSFERYALLHNRLYEGL, encoded by the coding sequence ATGCGCATCCTTATTTCCATTCCCTGTTTGCTGATTGGTGGCACTGAGGTGCAGACGTTGCAGTTGGTGCGGGCGCTTGTTGGTGGCGGGCATGAGGTAACTACTGTTTGCTATTTCGAGCATACGGAGAGCATGGTACGGCAATATGAGGCTGCGGGGAGTAAGGTGGTGTTGCTTAGTTCTGATGGGGTGCGACCAAAAGGGATATTTCGGACGATTGACTTCCTTTGGAAAGGACTGCGTAGGGCAGTTAAGGATGTAAAGCCCGACGTGGTGCATGTGCAATATATGGCACCAGGTGCCTTGCCAATCTTTATCTATAAGTTGCTGGGCGCGAAGAACATCATCGCCACGTTACACACCGCAGCGGACATCTACCCCAACCTGCGGCTCATTCATTTCCTGCAGCAACACGTGGGGCGTGCTTTTCTCTGCATCACGGAAATTGCAGAACGTTCGTTTTTCGGGTCATCGGAACTGTTTAGCGAGAAAAGCATTGTCGGCAAACGCAACCATTTCACCATACACAACGCCTTGCCGCCACATATCCCCCTACGCTCCGAGCCGCGAGAATTCTCCGAAGGTAAGCCAATAACGATTGGCGTGGTCAGCCGCTTGGAGCGCATCAAAGGTATGGATCTGGTCCTGCCGGCATTCCAGCAACTGGCTGCGAATACCGAGCGCGAAGTCCGCCTTCTTGTGGTGGGCGATGGCAGTTTGCGGCAGCAAATGGAGGAAGGAGCGAAGGCGTCTCCCTTTGCCGACCGCATCACTTTTATGGGTCGTCAGGCGCCTGACGAATTGCCGGCTGCATACGATGCCATCGACGTTCTCTGGATGCCCAGCCGCAGCGAGGGCTTCGGGCTGAGTGCATTAGAAGGTATGGCACGTGGCTGTGTAGTTGTGGCATCCGATGTAGGCGGTTTGCCCGAAGTCATAGGTAAGGACGGAACTTCCGGTATTACCGTGACAAGCGGAAATGTTACGGCATTGGCAGATGTCTCGTGCGGACTCTTGCAAGATTTAACTCTGCTCCGTAGCATGTCGGCATGTGCCATCAAGCGTGCCGAAACATTCAGTTTCGAACGCTATGCCTTGCTCCACAACCGCCTCTACGAGGGGCTTTAG
- a CDS encoding ATP-grasp domain-containing protein, whose product MKIKQAIILGDATNNTLGVVRSLGLKKVPLILILIAEKDPWFVSESKYVRHGNLYRIKNIEELMPLLLSIHNSEYEQSLMCTFDEVAMFIDKHEEELSKLFRTPARGSHILQYFNKATLCDLAEKCGLEVPRTIIYNRSEDIPTDKITFPVMIKPLHSIEGAKEDIHKCNNKEELQSALQAESNCPKFVIQEYIEKDFELDVFGVRTEEGVIIPGGVRKIRHFPAGTGAGAYGIFLPTDELKLDIPKINELLKQTGYYGLFSIEFLRKGERSIFMEVNFRNDGIAYAATVGGVNLPEIYINPISNAPKARKNYMMNYSIDFLYVKSGEVPLRTWLRDFFRTRCFINFNRHDTRPTRCYYWHKIKSKFYKNR is encoded by the coding sequence GTGAAGATTAAGCAAGCTATTATATTAGGTGATGCCACGAATAACACATTGGGAGTTGTACGGAGCCTTGGTTTAAAAAAAGTACCTCTCATTCTAATTCTAATTGCAGAAAAAGATCCGTGGTTCGTGTCAGAAAGTAAATATGTGAGACATGGTAATTTGTATCGCATAAAAAATATCGAGGAATTAATGCCCTTGCTCTTAAGCATTCACAATTCTGAATACGAGCAATCACTAATGTGTACTTTTGATGAAGTAGCCATGTTTATTGACAAACATGAAGAAGAACTATCTAAATTGTTTCGAACACCTGCTCGCGGAAGTCACATCCTACAATATTTCAATAAGGCGACTTTATGCGATTTAGCAGAAAAATGTGGACTTGAAGTACCAAGAACTATAATCTATAATCGTTCAGAAGATATTCCGACCGACAAAATCACATTCCCAGTAATGATTAAGCCCTTACACAGCATAGAAGGGGCAAAAGAGGATATACACAAATGTAATAATAAAGAAGAATTACAATCAGCATTACAAGCGGAGAGTAATTGTCCAAAATTCGTCATACAAGAATATATAGAGAAAGACTTTGAACTTGATGTGTTTGGAGTGAGAACTGAAGAAGGCGTGATAATACCTGGAGGCGTAAGAAAAATACGTCATTTCCCAGCTGGGACTGGTGCTGGAGCATACGGAATCTTCCTACCTACAGACGAACTCAAACTTGATATTCCTAAAATCAATGAGTTATTAAAACAAACTGGTTATTATGGTCTTTTCAGTATAGAATTTCTGCGAAAAGGAGAACGGAGTATCTTTATGGAAGTCAATTTTCGTAACGATGGAATTGCTTATGCTGCCACCGTAGGCGGAGTGAATCTTCCTGAGATATACATTAATCCCATTTCAAATGCCCCAAAAGCCAGAAAGAATTATATGATGAATTATTCTATTGATTTTTTATATGTTAAATCAGGAGAAGTTCCTCTTCGTACATGGCTTCGCGATTTCTTTCGCACACGCTGTTTCATAAATTTCAATCGTCACGACACTCGTCCTACACGTTGCTATTATTGGCACAAGATTAAGAGCAAATTTTATAAAAACAGATAG